From the Hevea brasiliensis isolate MT/VB/25A 57/8 chromosome 15, ASM3005281v1, whole genome shotgun sequence genome, one window contains:
- the LOC110632768 gene encoding heat stress transcription factor A-6b — translation MNRLGRVKDEYAGASPSYSGMASTAIPQPIEGLHDAGPPPFLTKTYDIVEDMATNHIVSWSRGNNSFVVWDPQTFAMSLLPRYFKHNNFSSFVRQLNTYGFRKVDPDRWEFANEGFLREQKHLLKNIRRRRTPQPQACQQSLDPCVEVGRFGLDAEVDLLRRDKQVLMMELVKLRQHQQNTKACLQLMEPRLKRTETKQQQVMGFLARAIQNPNFVQQLVQLKDRRKELEEAISKKRRRPIDQGPSIVQVENFDHGGGVETFVKIEPQEFGDLSEFDVSELDALAMTMQGVTGSQQNLEEECMERGEEHVDKGKDLDEGFWDELLNEDIGEEMGRGDEAEEIDVLVEQLGYLGSSPK, via the exons ATGAATCGTCTGGGCCGAGTGAAGGACGAGTATGCAGGAGCTAGTCCTTCTTACTCAGGCAtggcatctacagctattcctcagcCAATAGAGGGACTTCATGACGCTGGTCCTCCCCCTTTTCTCACAAAAACTTATGACATCGTGGAGGACATGGCCACAAACCATATAGTTTCTTGGAGTCGAGGCAACAATAGCTTTGTTGTTTGGGATCCCCAGACCTTTGCCATGAGTCTtttgcccagatacttcaagcaCAATAATTTCTCGAGCTTTGTTAGGCAGCTTAACACATAT GGGTTTAGAAAGGTTGACCCAGATAGATGGGAGTTTGCTAATGAAGGGTTTCTCAGAGAGCAAAAACATCTTCTCAAGAATATAAGAAGGAGAAGAACTCCGCAGCCTCAGGCTTGCCAGCAATCTCTAGACCCTTGTGTTGAAGTTGGAAGGTTTGGATTGGATGCAGAAGTTGATCTGTTAAGGCGAGACAAACAAGTGTTAATGATGGAACTGGTGAAGCTTAGGCAGCACCAACAGAATACTAAAGCTTGCCTTCAACTAATGGAACCCAGACTCAAAAGGACAGAGACAAAACAGCAACAGGTGATGGGTTTCTTGGCTAGAGCGATTCAGAATCCCAATTTTGTGCAGCAGCTAGTCCAACTAAAGGACAGAAGAAAGGAACTGGAAGAAGCAATTAGTAAAAAGAGAAGGCGGCCTATTGACCAAGGGCCTAGTATTGTTCAAGTTGAAAATTTTGACCATGGTGGGGGAGTGGAAACTTTTGTTAAGATTGAACCTCAGGAGTTTGGTGACCTTTCTGAGTTTGACGTTTCAGAGCTGGACGCACTGGCTATGACCATGCAAGGAGTGACTGGAAGCCAACAAAACTTGGAGGAAGAATGTATGgagagaggagaggaacatgtaGATAAAGGTAAGGACCTTGATGAGGGGTTCTGGGATGAGTTATTGAATGAGGATATTGGGGAAGAAATGGGTAGGGGTGATGAAGCTGAAGAGATAGATGTGTTGGTAGAGCAGCTTGGTTACCTGGGTTCTAGTCCAAAGTAG